The Georgenia faecalis genome includes a window with the following:
- a CDS encoding DNA-directed RNA polymerase subunit beta': MLDVNVFDQLHIGLATAAEIREWSNGEVKKPETINYRTLKPERDGLFCERIFGPTRDWECSCGKYKRVRYKGIICERCGVEVTRSKVRRERMGHIELAAPVTHIWYFKGVPSRLGYLLNLAPKDLEKVIYFAAYMITEVDDEGRHEDLTSLQNEMDLERAEVARRRDTDIEARAQRLEADLAELEASGGKADARDKVRKSAEREMAQLRKRADAELERLDQVWDRFKNLKVGDLEGDELLYRELQARYGIYFKGYMGATAIQKRLESFDLAAEAESLRETIRSGTGQRKTRALKRLKVVNAFLTTENSPMGMVLDAVPVIPPDLRPMVQLDGGRFATSDLNDLYRRVINRNNRLKRLLDLGAPEIIVNNEKRMLQEAVDALFDNGRRGRPVTGPGNRALKSISDMLKGKQGRFRQNLLGKRVDYSGRSVIVVGPQLRLHQCGLPKQMALELFKPFVMKRLVDLNHAQNIKAAKRMVERARTQVWDVLEEVITEHPVLLNRAPTLHRLGIQAFEPQLVEGKAIQLHPLVCGAFNADFDGDQMAVHLPLSVEAQAEARILMLSSNNILKPSDGRPVTMPTQDMIIGLFHLTGDREDAKGTGGAYASLAEAIMAFDAGILDINAVVKIRFTDLVPPLGWTAREGWAEGEPIILETSLGRALFNELLPVDYPFVNGVVGKKELSAIVNDLAERYPKVEVAASLDALKEAGFRWATRSGVTIAVSDVVAPANKAAILEQYEVKAEKVQREYDLGRRSEDERRSELIDIWTEATNEVDAAMRKNFPARNTVFRMVSSGARGNWHQVRQIAGMRGLVADPKGQIISRPIKSNYREGLSVLEYFIATHGARKGLADTALRTADSGYLTRRLVDVSQDVIVREDDCGTHQGLTMRIADRDESGLRRSETVETSVYARTLASDVTAADGTVLAAAGADAGDVLIARLIEAGVEEVKVRSVLTCESRVGTCAKCYGRSLATGKLVDIGEAVGIIAAQSIGEPGTQLTMRTFHTGGAASADDITQGLPRVQELFEARTPKGEAPISEAAGRVKIEDTDRSRRLVITRDDGGEDMIYPVTRRSRLLIEDGEHIGVGRQLIAGAVDPKKVLRILGPRAVQKHLVDQVQEVYRSQGVDIHDKHIEVIVRQMLRRVTVLDSGDSRLLPGELAERGRFEDENRRTVAEGGTPASGRPELMGITKASLATDSWLSAASFQETTKVLTEAAMSGRRDPLLGLKENVILGKLIPAGTGLPRYRNVEVEPTEEAKAAAFSRMGYSELDFAPAGGSDSIMLDDLDFGSDTYGVDFRGV; encoded by the coding sequence TTGCTCGACGTCAATGTCTTCGACCAGCTCCACATCGGCCTGGCCACGGCTGCAGAGATCCGTGAGTGGTCGAACGGTGAGGTCAAGAAGCCCGAGACGATCAACTACCGCACGCTCAAGCCCGAGCGTGACGGCCTCTTCTGCGAGCGGATCTTCGGACCCACGCGGGACTGGGAGTGCAGCTGCGGCAAGTACAAGCGCGTGCGCTACAAGGGCATCATCTGCGAGCGTTGCGGCGTCGAGGTCACCCGCTCGAAGGTCCGTCGTGAGCGCATGGGCCACATCGAGCTCGCCGCGCCGGTGACCCACATCTGGTACTTCAAGGGCGTCCCCTCGCGCCTGGGGTACCTCCTCAACCTCGCCCCGAAGGACCTCGAGAAGGTCATCTACTTCGCGGCGTACATGATCACCGAGGTCGACGACGAGGGTCGTCACGAGGACCTCACCAGCCTGCAGAACGAGATGGACCTCGAGCGGGCCGAGGTCGCGCGCCGTCGGGACACCGACATCGAGGCCCGCGCCCAGCGGCTCGAGGCCGACCTCGCCGAGCTCGAGGCCTCCGGCGGCAAGGCGGACGCGCGGGACAAGGTCCGCAAGTCGGCCGAGCGCGAGATGGCGCAGCTGCGCAAGCGCGCCGACGCCGAGCTCGAGCGCCTCGACCAGGTCTGGGACCGGTTCAAGAACCTCAAGGTCGGTGACCTCGAGGGCGACGAGCTGCTCTACCGCGAGCTCCAGGCCCGGTACGGCATCTACTTCAAGGGCTACATGGGCGCCACGGCGATCCAGAAGCGCCTGGAGAGCTTCGACCTGGCGGCCGAGGCCGAGTCGCTGCGCGAGACCATCCGCTCCGGCACGGGCCAGCGCAAGACCCGCGCCCTCAAGCGCCTCAAGGTCGTCAACGCCTTCCTCACCACCGAGAACTCGCCCATGGGCATGGTCCTCGACGCCGTCCCGGTCATCCCACCGGACCTGCGCCCGATGGTCCAGCTCGACGGTGGGCGCTTCGCCACCTCGGACCTCAACGACCTGTACCGCCGCGTCATCAACCGGAACAACCGCCTCAAGCGGCTGCTCGACCTGGGCGCGCCGGAGATCATCGTCAACAACGAGAAGCGGATGCTCCAGGAGGCCGTCGACGCGCTGTTCGACAACGGCCGCCGTGGGCGCCCGGTGACGGGCCCGGGCAACCGTGCGCTCAAGTCGATCTCCGACATGCTCAAGGGCAAGCAGGGCCGGTTCCGCCAGAACCTCCTCGGCAAGCGCGTGGACTACTCGGGCCGTTCGGTCATCGTCGTCGGCCCGCAGCTGCGCCTGCACCAGTGCGGCCTGCCCAAGCAGATGGCGCTCGAGCTCTTCAAGCCCTTCGTCATGAAGCGGCTCGTCGACCTCAACCACGCCCAGAACATCAAGGCCGCCAAGCGGATGGTCGAGCGCGCCCGCACGCAGGTGTGGGACGTGCTCGAGGAGGTCATCACCGAGCACCCGGTGCTGCTCAACCGCGCCCCCACGCTGCACCGCCTGGGCATCCAGGCGTTCGAGCCGCAGCTCGTCGAGGGCAAGGCCATCCAGCTCCACCCGCTCGTCTGCGGTGCGTTCAACGCCGACTTCGACGGCGACCAGATGGCGGTCCACCTGCCGCTGAGCGTCGAGGCGCAGGCCGAGGCCCGCATCCTCATGCTCTCGAGCAACAACATCCTCAAGCCGTCGGACGGCCGCCCCGTCACCATGCCCACCCAGGACATGATCATCGGGCTGTTCCACCTCACGGGTGACCGCGAGGACGCCAAGGGCACGGGTGGGGCGTACGCCTCGCTCGCCGAGGCGATCATGGCCTTCGACGCGGGGATCCTCGACATCAACGCGGTCGTCAAGATCCGCTTCACTGACCTCGTGCCGCCGCTCGGCTGGACGGCGCGGGAGGGGTGGGCCGAGGGCGAGCCGATCATCCTCGAGACCTCCCTCGGCCGCGCGCTCTTCAACGAGCTGCTGCCGGTGGACTACCCCTTCGTCAACGGGGTCGTCGGCAAGAAGGAGCTCTCGGCCATCGTCAACGACCTGGCCGAGCGCTACCCCAAGGTCGAGGTCGCCGCGAGCCTGGACGCGCTCAAGGAGGCCGGCTTCCGCTGGGCCACCCGCTCGGGCGTGACCATTGCCGTCTCCGACGTCGTCGCCCCGGCGAACAAGGCCGCCATCCTCGAGCAGTACGAGGTCAAGGCGGAGAAGGTCCAGCGCGAGTACGACCTGGGCCGGCGGAGCGAGGACGAGCGCCGCTCGGAGCTCATCGACATCTGGACCGAGGCGACCAATGAGGTCGACGCTGCGATGCGGAAGAACTTCCCCGCCCGCAACACCGTCTTCCGCATGGTCTCCTCCGGTGCCCGTGGTAACTGGCACCAGGTCCGTCAGATCGCCGGTATGCGTGGCCTGGTGGCCGACCCGAAGGGCCAGATCATCTCGCGGCCCATCAAGTCGAACTACCGCGAGGGCCTGTCCGTCCTCGAGTACTTCATCGCCACGCACGGTGCGCGTAAGGGCCTGGCCGACACCGCTCTGCGGACCGCCGACTCCGGCTACCTCACGCGACGCCTCGTCGACGTCTCCCAGGACGTCATCGTCCGTGAGGACGACTGCGGGACCCACCAGGGTCTGACGATGCGGATCGCCGACCGCGACGAGTCCGGGCTGCGCCGCAGCGAGACGGTCGAGACGAGCGTCTACGCCCGCACGCTGGCCTCCGACGTCACGGCGGCCGACGGCACGGTCCTTGCCGCCGCCGGGGCCGACGCCGGCGACGTCCTCATCGCCCGCCTCATCGAGGCCGGCGTGGAGGAGGTCAAGGTCCGCTCCGTGCTCACCTGCGAGTCCCGGGTCGGTACCTGCGCGAAGTGCTACGGCCGCTCGCTGGCCACGGGCAAGCTCGTCGACATCGGTGAGGCGGTCGGCATCATCGCCGCCCAGTCCATCGGCGAGCCCGGCACCCAGCTGACCATGCGGACGTTCCACACCGGTGGTGCGGCCTCGGCCGACGACATCACCCAGGGTCTGCCCCGTGTCCAGGAGCTCTTCGAGGCCCGCACCCCCAAGGGTGAGGCGCCGATCAGCGAGGCCGCCGGCCGCGTGAAGATCGAGGACACGGACCGCAGCCGCCGCCTGGTCATCACCCGCGACGACGGCGGGGAGGACATGATCTACCCCGTCACGCGGCGGTCGCGCCTCCTCATCGAGGACGGCGAGCACATCGGCGTCGGGCGCCAGCTCATCGCCGGCGCCGTCGACCCGAAGAAGGTGCTGCGCATCCTCGGGCCGCGTGCGGTCCAGAAGCACCTCGTCGACCAGGTCCAGGAGGTCTACCGCTCCCAGGGCGTGGACATCCACGACAAGCACATCGAGGTCATCGTGCGCCAGATGCTCCGGCGCGTGACCGTCCTCGACTCCGGCGACTCCCGGCTCCTGCCGGGCGAGCTCGCCGAGCGTGGCCGCTTCGAGGACGAGAACCGTCGGACCGTTGCCGAGGGCGGCACCCCCGCCTCCGGCCGTCCGGAGCTCATGGGCATCACCAAGGCCTCGCTCGCCACGGACTCGTGGCTCTCCGCCGCCTCCTTCCAGGAGACGACGAAGGTCCTCACCGAGGCCGCGATGAGCGGGCGGCGTGACCCGCTGCTCGGCCTCAAGGAGAACGTCATCCTCGGAAAGCTCATCCCCGCCGGTACGGGCCTGCCCCGCTACCGCAACGTGGAGGTCGAGCCGACCGAGGAGGCCAAGGCCGCCGCGTTCTCCCGGATGGGCTACAGCGAGCTCGACTTCGCCCCCGCGGGCGGGTCGGACTCGATCATGCTGGACGACCTCGACTTCGGGTCGGACACCTACGGCGTGGACTTCCGCGGCGTGTGA
- the rpoB gene encoding DNA-directed RNA polymerase subunit beta, which yields MAASRTPSAPTADAIATRTASRRVSFAKIKEPLQAPDLLGLQTDSFDWLLGNPAWRERVAAAVANGEKNVPQTSGLEEIFAEISPIEDFGQSMSLSFRDHRFEPPKYTAEECKEKDFTYAAPLFVTAEFINYETGEIKSQTVFMGDFPLMTERGTFIINGTERVVVSQLVRSPGVYFERTPDKTSDKDVFTTKVIPSRGAWLEFEIDKRDAVGVRIDRKRKQSVTVFLRALGMTESEIREEYANYPVILETLEKDNVSTQDEALLDIYRKVRPGEPPTVEAGRNLIENYYFNPKRYDLAKVGRYKINKKLGTTGELSDSVLSIEDIKAAVKYLAALHNGDTEIVTERDGEQVSVRVETDDIDHFGNRRIRAVGELIQNQVRTGLSRMERVVRERMTTQDVEAITPQTLINIRPVVASIKEFFGTSQLSQFMDQNNPLAGLTHKRRLSALGPGGLSRDRAGMEVRDVHPSHYGRMCPIETPEGPNIGLIGSLATFARINAFGFVETPYRRVVDGRVTDQVDFLTADDEDRHVIAQANAVLGEDGTFLEPRVLVRTRGGGGEVANVPPSEIDYMDVSARQMVSVATAMIPFLEHDDANRALMGANMQRQAVPLVRSEAPLVGTGMERRAAVDAGDVIVASKPGVVAEVSADAIHVAADDGSTQVYRVAKFRRSNQGTSYNQRVLVDEGDRVEVGSALADGPATDDGELALGRNLLVAFMSWEGHNYEDAIILSQRLVAEDVLSSIHIEEHEVDARDTKLGAEEITRDIPNVSEEVLADLDERGIIRIGAEVSAGDVLVGKVTPKGETELTSEERLLRAIFGEKAREVRDTSLKVPHGESGTVIGIQEFNAEDGDELPAGVNQMVRVYIAQRRKITDGDKLAGRHGNKGVISKILPVEDMPFLEDGTPVDIILNPLGVPGRMNVGQVLETHLGWVAKQGWDATTAEGDTSWREKLPVESLRGEPGTPVATPVFDGIAETELTGLLTSTVPNRDGERMVDASGKARLFDGRSGEPFPEPVAVGYMYILKLHHLVDDKIHARSTGPYSMITQQPLGGKAQFGGQRFGEMEVWALEAYGAAYALQELLTIKSDDIPGRVKVYEAIVKGENIPEPGIPESFKVLIKEMQSLCLNVEALDAEGNAIELRDADEEVYRAADELGIDLSRRPDASSVDDI from the coding sequence TTGGCTGCCTCGCGCACCCCTTCTGCTCCCACCGCTGACGCCATCGCCACACGGACCGCATCTCGCCGGGTCTCGTTCGCCAAGATCAAGGAGCCGCTGCAGGCCCCTGACCTTCTCGGCCTGCAGACCGACAGCTTCGACTGGCTGCTGGGCAACCCCGCCTGGCGCGAGCGCGTCGCGGCCGCCGTGGCCAACGGTGAGAAGAACGTGCCCCAGACCTCGGGGCTGGAGGAGATCTTTGCAGAGATCTCGCCCATCGAGGACTTCGGCCAGTCCATGTCGCTGTCCTTCCGCGACCACCGCTTCGAGCCGCCGAAGTACACGGCCGAGGAGTGCAAGGAGAAGGACTTCACCTACGCGGCGCCGCTGTTCGTCACCGCGGAGTTCATCAACTACGAGACCGGCGAGATCAAGTCGCAGACGGTCTTCATGGGTGACTTCCCGCTGATGACCGAGCGGGGCACGTTCATCATCAACGGCACCGAGCGGGTCGTCGTCTCCCAGCTCGTCCGCTCGCCGGGCGTGTACTTCGAGCGCACCCCCGACAAGACGTCCGACAAGGACGTCTTCACCACCAAGGTCATCCCCAGCCGTGGTGCGTGGCTCGAGTTCGAGATCGACAAGCGCGACGCCGTCGGTGTGCGCATCGACCGCAAGCGCAAGCAGTCCGTCACGGTCTTCCTCCGCGCCCTCGGCATGACCGAGTCGGAGATCCGCGAGGAGTACGCGAACTACCCGGTCATCCTCGAGACGCTCGAGAAGGACAACGTCAGCACCCAGGACGAGGCCCTGCTCGACATCTACCGCAAGGTCCGTCCCGGCGAGCCGCCGACGGTCGAGGCCGGTCGCAACCTCATCGAGAACTACTACTTCAACCCCAAGCGCTACGACCTCGCCAAGGTCGGCCGCTACAAGATCAACAAGAAGCTCGGCACCACCGGCGAGCTCAGCGACTCCGTGCTGTCGATCGAGGACATCAAGGCCGCGGTCAAGTACCTCGCCGCCCTGCACAACGGCGACACCGAGATCGTCACCGAGCGCGACGGCGAGCAGGTCTCCGTCCGCGTGGAGACGGACGACATCGACCACTTCGGTAACCGGCGTATCCGCGCCGTCGGCGAGCTCATCCAGAACCAGGTCCGCACCGGCCTGTCGCGGATGGAGCGTGTGGTCCGCGAGCGGATGACGACGCAGGACGTCGAGGCGATCACGCCTCAGACCCTCATCAACATCCGCCCGGTCGTGGCCTCCATCAAGGAGTTCTTCGGGACCTCGCAGCTCTCGCAGTTCATGGACCAGAACAACCCCCTCGCCGGCCTGACGCACAAGCGTCGTCTGTCCGCGCTGGGCCCGGGTGGTCTGTCCCGTGACCGCGCCGGCATGGAGGTCCGCGACGTCCACCCGTCGCACTACGGCCGCATGTGCCCCATCGAGACCCCCGAGGGCCCGAACATCGGCCTCATCGGCTCGCTGGCGACGTTCGCCCGGATCAACGCCTTCGGCTTCGTCGAGACGCCCTACCGTCGCGTCGTCGACGGCCGGGTCACCGACCAGGTGGACTTCCTCACCGCCGACGACGAGGACCGCCACGTCATCGCCCAGGCCAACGCCGTGCTCGGCGAGGACGGCACGTTCCTCGAGCCCCGCGTGCTCGTCCGGACCCGGGGTGGTGGCGGCGAGGTCGCCAACGTCCCGCCGTCCGAGATCGACTACATGGACGTCTCGGCGCGCCAGATGGTCTCCGTCGCGACCGCGATGATCCCGTTCCTCGAGCACGACGACGCCAACCGCGCGCTCATGGGCGCCAACATGCAGCGCCAGGCGGTCCCGCTGGTCCGCAGCGAGGCCCCCCTGGTCGGCACGGGCATGGAGCGCCGCGCCGCCGTCGACGCCGGTGACGTCATCGTCGCCAGCAAGCCCGGTGTGGTGGCCGAGGTCTCCGCCGACGCCATCCACGTCGCGGCCGACGACGGCAGCACCCAGGTCTACCGCGTGGCGAAGTTCCGCCGCTCGAACCAGGGCACCTCGTACAACCAGCGCGTGCTCGTCGACGAGGGTGACCGCGTCGAGGTCGGCTCCGCGCTGGCCGACGGCCCGGCCACGGACGACGGCGAGCTCGCGCTCGGCCGCAACCTCCTCGTGGCGTTCATGTCGTGGGAGGGCCACAACTACGAGGACGCGATCATCCTGTCGCAGCGCCTCGTGGCCGAGGACGTCCTCAGCTCGATCCACATCGAGGAGCACGAGGTCGACGCCCGCGACACCAAGCTGGGCGCCGAGGAGATCACCCGGGACATCCCCAACGTCTCCGAGGAGGTCCTCGCGGACCTCGACGAGCGCGGGATCATCCGGATCGGTGCCGAGGTCAGCGCCGGCGACGTCCTCGTGGGCAAGGTGACGCCCAAGGGCGAGACCGAGCTCACCAGCGAGGAGCGCCTCCTCCGGGCGATCTTCGGCGAGAAGGCCCGCGAGGTCCGCGACACCTCCCTCAAGGTGCCCCACGGCGAGTCCGGCACGGTCATCGGCATCCAGGAGTTCAACGCCGAGGACGGCGACGAGCTGCCCGCGGGCGTCAACCAGATGGTCCGGGTCTACATCGCCCAGCGACGCAAGATCACCGACGGTGACAAGCTCGCCGGACGCCACGGCAACAAGGGCGTCATCTCGAAGATCCTGCCCGTGGAGGACATGCCGTTCCTCGAGGACGGCACGCCGGTCGACATCATCCTCAACCCGCTCGGCGTCCCCGGTCGCATGAACGTGGGCCAGGTCCTCGAGACCCACCTCGGGTGGGTCGCCAAGCAGGGCTGGGACGCGACCACCGCGGAGGGCGACACCTCCTGGCGCGAGAAGCTCCCGGTCGAGTCCCTGCGTGGCGAGCCGGGCACCCCGGTGGCGACGCCGGTCTTCGACGGCATCGCCGAGACCGAGCTCACCGGCCTGCTCACCTCGACGGTCCCCAACCGGGACGGCGAGCGCATGGTCGACGCCTCCGGCAAGGCCCGGCTCTTCGACGGCCGCTCCGGCGAGCCGTTCCCCGAGCCGGTGGCGGTGGGCTACATGTACATCCTCAAGCTCCACCACCTCGTCGACGACAAGATCCACGCCCGGTCGACCGGCCCGTACTCGATGATCACCCAGCAGCCGCTCGGTGGTAAGGCGCAGTTCGGTGGCCAGCGGTTCGGCGAGATGGAGGTCTGGGCCCTCGAGGCGTACGGCGCGGCCTACGCGCTCCAGGAGCTCCTCACCATCAAGTCCGACGACATCCCCGGTCGCGTCAAGGTCTACGAGGCCATCGTCAAGGGCGAGAACATCCCCGAGCCGGGCATCCCGGAGTCGTTCAAGGTGCTCATCAAGGAGATGCAGTCGCTGTGCCTGAACGTCGAGGCCCTCGACGCCGAAGGCAACGCCATCGAGCTGCGTGACGCCGACGAGGAGGTGTACCGCGCTGCTGACGAGCTCGGTATCGACCTGTCTCGCCGTCCCGACGCGTCCAGCGTCGACGACATCTGA
- the rplL gene encoding 50S ribosomal protein L7/L12, producing the protein MAKLSTDELIEAFKELTLIELSEFVKQFEETFEVTAAAPVAVASGPAAGGAGAEEEAEEKTEFDVVLESVGDKKIQVIKEVRALTSLGLKEAKDLVDSAPKAVLEGVAKDAADKAKEALEGAGATVSVK; encoded by the coding sequence ATGGCGAAGCTCAGCACCGACGAGCTCATCGAGGCTTTCAAGGAGCTCACCCTCATCGAGCTCTCCGAGTTCGTGAAGCAGTTCGAGGAGACCTTCGAGGTCACCGCCGCGGCCCCCGTCGCGGTGGCCTCGGGCCCGGCCGCCGGCGGCGCCGGCGCCGAGGAGGAGGCCGAGGAGAAGACGGAGTTCGACGTCGTCCTCGAGTCCGTCGGCGACAAGAAGATCCAGGTCATCAAGGAGGTCCGCGCGCTCACGAGCCTCGGCCTCAAGGAGGCCAAGGACCTCGTGGACTCCGCCCCCAAGGCGGTCCTCGAGGGTGTCGCGAAGGACGCCGCCGACAAGGCCAAGGAGGCCCTCGAGGGCGCCGGCGCCACGGTGTCCGTCAAGTAG
- the rplJ gene encoding 50S ribosomal protein L10 encodes MARPDKVAAVAELTELFRESNAVVLTEYRGLSVAQLKRLRRSLGSNASYAVVKNTLTAIAAKEAGLDSLEGELSGPTAIAFVTGEPVEAAKGLRDFAKANPQLVIKGGVLEGRALTGADVEKLADLESREVLLGKAAGAMKAALYGAAYLFTAPASKAVRTIEALREKQATEA; translated from the coding sequence ATGGCGAGGCCTGACAAGGTGGCAGCGGTTGCCGAGCTCACGGAGCTGTTCCGCGAGTCGAACGCCGTCGTGCTGACCGAGTACCGCGGGCTCAGCGTCGCCCAGCTCAAGCGGCTGCGACGCTCGCTCGGCTCGAACGCCAGCTACGCCGTGGTGAAGAACACGCTGACCGCCATCGCGGCGAAGGAGGCCGGTCTCGACTCCCTCGAGGGCGAGCTGTCCGGGCCGACGGCGATCGCCTTCGTGACCGGGGAGCCGGTCGAGGCGGCCAAGGGCCTGCGTGACTTCGCCAAGGCGAACCCTCAGCTCGTCATCAAGGGGGGCGTCCTCGAAGGGCGGGCCCTGACGGGCGCCGACGTCGAGAAGCTCGCGGACCTCGAGTCCCGCGAGGTCCTGCTCGGCAAGGCTGCTGGCGCAATGAAGGCGGCGCTCTACGGCGCTGCCTACCTGTTCACCGCTCCCGCCTCCAAGGCGGTGCGGACCATCGAGGCCCTGCGCGAGAAGCAGGCCACCGAGGCCTGA
- the rplA gene encoding 50S ribosomal protein L1 gives MTTRSKNYRQATEKIDRTTVYAPLAAIRLAKETSAAKFDATVEVAFRLGVDPRKADQMVRGTVNLPHGTGKTARVIVFATGERAAQALAAGADEVGGDELIEKVAAGYTDFDAAVATPDLMGKVGRLGRVLGPRGLMPNPKTGTVTMDVTKAVTEIKGGRVEFRVDKHGNLHFVIGKVSFDDTKLVENYAAALDEILRLKPASSKGRYISKATLTTTMGPGIPLDATKTRNLTSEDAA, from the coding sequence ATGACCACGCGTAGCAAGAACTACCGCCAGGCGACCGAGAAGATCGACCGCACCACGGTGTACGCCCCGCTCGCGGCGATCCGCCTTGCCAAGGAGACGTCGGCGGCGAAGTTCGACGCCACCGTCGAGGTCGCCTTCCGGCTCGGCGTCGACCCCCGCAAGGCGGACCAGATGGTGCGCGGCACCGTCAACCTGCCGCACGGCACGGGCAAGACCGCCCGCGTCATCGTCTTCGCCACCGGCGAGCGGGCCGCGCAGGCCCTCGCCGCCGGCGCCGACGAGGTCGGCGGCGACGAGCTCATCGAGAAGGTCGCGGCCGGCTACACCGACTTCGACGCCGCCGTCGCCACCCCGGACCTCATGGGCAAGGTCGGCCGCCTCGGCCGCGTCCTCGGCCCCCGCGGTCTCATGCCCAACCCGAAGACCGGCACGGTGACCATGGACGTCACCAAGGCCGTCACGGAGATCAAGGGCGGTCGTGTGGAGTTCCGCGTCGACAAGCACGGGAACCTCCACTTCGTCATCGGCAAGGTCTCCTTCGACGACACCAAGCTCGTGGAGAACTACGCCGCCGCCCTGGACGAGATCCTCCGGCTCAAGCCGGCCTCCTCCAAGGGCCGCTACATCTCCAAGGCGACGCTGACGACGACGATGGGCCCGGGCATCCCGCTCGACGCGACGAAGACCCGCAACCTCACCTCCGAGGACGCAGCCTGA
- the rplK gene encoding 50S ribosomal protein L11, with protein sequence MPPKKKVAGLIKLQIKAGAATPAPPIGPALGQHGVNIMEFCKAYNAATEAQRGNVVPVEITVYEDRSFTFITKTPPAAELIKKAAGVAKGSGTPHTVKVATLTRDQVREIAETKLEDLNANDVEAASKIIAGTARSMGITVQD encoded by the coding sequence ATGCCCCCCAAGAAGAAGGTCGCCGGGCTGATCAAGCTTCAGATCAAGGCCGGCGCCGCCACCCCCGCGCCGCCGATCGGTCCCGCGCTCGGTCAGCACGGCGTCAACATCATGGAGTTCTGCAAGGCGTACAACGCCGCCACCGAGGCGCAGCGTGGGAACGTCGTGCCGGTGGAGATCACGGTCTACGAGGACCGCTCCTTCACCTTCATCACCAAGACCCCGCCGGCCGCGGAGCTCATCAAGAAGGCGGCCGGGGTCGCCAAGGGCTCCGGAACCCCGCACACGGTCAAGGTCGCCACGCTCACCCGCGACCAGGTCCGTGAAATCGCCGAGACCAAGCTCGAGGACCTCAACGCGAACGACGTCGAGGCCGCCTCGAAGATCATCGCCGGCACCGCCCGGTCCATGGGCATCACCGTCCAGGACTGA
- the nusG gene encoding transcription termination/antitermination protein NusG: MSEETLEPAADEADLDSTQDGVADDISDVVRGDEQAEVPADLPDALETGDDTADTEPVADEAAEPVADEELDPEEEFRRELRTQPGEWYVVHSYAGYEKRVKANLENRTQSLNMEDYIFQVEVPMEDVVEIKNAQRKVVNRVRIPGYVLVRMDLTDESWGAVRHTPGVTGFVGHTHQPVPLTEDEVFSMLAPTLAPKSSAKNESTSGAAAPVIEVEFSVGESVTVTDGPFETLPATISEITPESQKLKVLVSIFGRETPVELSFSQVAKI, from the coding sequence GTGTCTGAGGAGACGCTGGAGCCAGCGGCCGACGAGGCCGACCTCGACAGCACCCAGGACGGCGTCGCCGACGACATCAGCGACGTCGTGCGCGGCGACGAGCAGGCCGAGGTCCCCGCGGACCTGCCGGACGCGCTCGAGACCGGTGACGACACCGCCGACACCGAGCCGGTCGCCGACGAGGCCGCCGAGCCCGTCGCCGACGAGGAGCTCGACCCGGAGGAGGAGTTCCGCCGCGAGCTCCGCACGCAGCCGGGCGAGTGGTACGTCGTCCACTCCTACGCGGGCTACGAGAAGCGCGTCAAGGCCAACCTCGAGAACCGCACCCAGAGCCTCAACATGGAGGACTACATCTTCCAGGTCGAGGTGCCCATGGAAGACGTCGTCGAGATCAAGAACGCGCAGCGCAAGGTCGTCAACCGGGTCCGTATCCCCGGCTACGTGCTCGTCCGGATGGACCTCACCGACGAGTCGTGGGGCGCCGTGCGCCACACCCCCGGCGTCACCGGGTTCGTCGGCCACACGCACCAGCCCGTCCCCCTCACCGAGGACGAGGTCTTCTCCATGCTCGCCCCCACGCTGGCGCCCAAGTCGTCGGCGAAGAACGAGTCGACGTCCGGCGCTGCGGCTCCGGTCATCGAGGTCGAGTTCTCGGTGGGTGAGTCCGTCACCGTCACCGACGGCCCGTTCGAGACCCTGCCCGCGACGATCTCCGAGATCACCCCGGAGTCGCAGAAGCTCAAGGTGCTCGTCTCCATCTTCGGCCGGGAGACCCCGGTCGAGCTCTCGTTCTCGCAGGTCGCCAAGATCTGA
- the secE gene encoding preprotein translocase subunit SecE: MSESASTTSGSPERAGRGPAEPRSTKGRGFFGRIALFVRQVIAELKKVVRPTRNELFTYFAVVIVFVLAVMAYVGVLDLAFGRLVLWVFGG; encoded by the coding sequence GTGAGTGAGTCTGCGAGCACGACGTCGGGCAGTCCCGAGCGTGCCGGGCGCGGTCCCGCCGAGCCTCGCTCGACCAAGGGCCGGGGCTTCTTCGGTCGCATCGCCCTGTTCGTCCGCCAGGTGATCGCCGAGCTGAAGAAGGTCGTCCGGCCCACGCGGAACGAGCTGTTCACGTACTTCGCGGTCGTCATCGTCTTCGTGCTCGCCGTCATGGCCTACGTCGGCGTGCTCGACCTCGCCTTCGGGCGACTGGTCCTGTGGGTCTTCGGCGGCTGA